GAACAGCCGGCGGTGCAGGGCCGCCGCCTCGCCGGGGTGGGAGGTCACCGCGCTCTGCTGCGCGCTCTGTTGCGGGGTCGGCCGGGGAAGTGCGGCGAGCTGTTCGGGCAGCGGGTGGTCGGTCAGCCGGGCGGTGGTCGCGCCGAGCCGGGCCATCGGGGAGCCCGGGGCGACCTTGGTGTCACTGAAGGCGCCGAGCAGGACGGGCGTCCCGAGGTGGGCCGCGTACAGGGTGAGCGAGCCGTGGTCGCCGATCACCGCGTCGGCGGCGACCAGGGCGGCCTTCCAGGTCTCGGTCTCGGGCGCGGGCAGCAGCAGACCGGCCTCGGTGAGATCGCCCAGCAGGCGCCGGACGTTCCAAGGGCCTTCCTTGAACCAGGCGTTGGGGTGCACGGCGGCGATCACCCGGTACTCGTCGGCGGGGAGCTCGGCGAGCGCCCGGCGGAGCTGGCGGTGCCCGGGGGAGCCGAGCAGCGAGCCCTCGGCCCAGGTGGAGGAGAGCAGCACCAGCCGCTGGCCCGGCAGCAGTCCGAACGCCCGGCGGTAGGCCGACCGGAACGGGACGGCGGCGGCGAGCTGGTCGGCACACGGGTCGCCCGCGACCACGGCCACGGGTACGGCCTCCGGGCAGCCCTCGGCCAGCCGGTCCAGCTGTTCGTGATGGGAGAGCACTATCGCGGCCGGTACCACCCGCCCCTCGTGCACCAACCACTCAGCCGTCAGCCCGAAGGCTCCCGGCTCCCGGCTCCCGGCTCCCGGCTCCCGGCTGAGTGTCTTATTGTATCCGGCGCCGTGCGGTGAACCGATAAGCGGGGTAAGGAGGTTGTGCAGATCGCCGCCCCGGTTGGTGGCGATCGCGACGTCGAGCGCGGCGGCTTTCGCCTCCTCCCACGGCAGGTACGGCATCCCCATCGTGGTGATGAACTCCCGCGTCCCCGGGTCCAGCGCCGAGGAGCCGGTGCAGGTGAAGACCACGCCCACCCGGTCGTCGCCGCGGAACACGCTGAGCAGGTCCAGCAGCCGGGTCGCCGAGGTGACGTTGTGCACCACGCCGAGCACCATCCGCTCGGGCGCCACGGTGTGCCACCGCCGGTCCACCGCATCCACCCGCACCGGCTCACCTCAAGCTCTCGCCCGTCCGGTCCCGTACCGGGGCCCTCCACTGTAGTGCCGGTCCGGGAAACTCCCGGCGGGCCGGGTGGTGCGGCTGACATAGTGGCCGGATGCGCTTGATCAAGTACGGCCACGCCTGCGTGCGCCTGGAGACCGACGGCCGGGTTCTCGTGATCGACCCGGGCACGTACTCCGAGGCCGAAGCTCTCGATTCGGCCTCGGACGTGCTGGTGACCCACGAGCACCCCGACCACATCGACATCGCCAAGCTGGTGGCGGCCCGGGAGCAGAACCCGGAGCTCCGGGTGTACCTGCCGCGGCACGCCGCCGAGCAGCTTCCCGAGCTGGGCGACTCGGCGGTGGTGGTCGAGGTCGGGCAGCGGTTCACCGCGGCCGGGTTCACCGTGGACGTGGTGGGCGGGGCCCACGCCGAGATCTACGACGGCCTGCCCGGCTGCGCGAACGTCGGCTTCGTGGTGGACGGCGACGTCTACCACCCCGGCGACTCGCTGTTCGTGCCGGAGCAGTCGGTGACGACCCTGCTGGTGCCCGCCGGGGCGCCCTGGCTCAAGCTGGCCGAGGCGCTGGACTTCGTCCGGGCGGTGAAGCCGGTCCGGGCGTTCCCGATCCACGACGCCTACCTGAGCGATCTCGGCCGGGAGAACTTCGACGGCTGGATGGACTTCAAGGGCGACACCGAGTACGCCCGGATCCCGCTCGGCGAGTCCGTGACGTTCTGACCGCTCAGCCGGCCGCGTCCAGACGGTCCCGCTGATCGGCCGTCAGGTCGAGGTCGACCGCCGCCAGGCTCTCGTCCAGCTGGGCCACTGAGCTGGCGCCGACCAGCGGGATCACCGGCACCTCGCCGCCGATCAGCCAGGACAGCACCACCTGGTTCGGCGTCGCCCCGGTCTCCGCCGCGACCTCGCGCAGGGCGGCCAGCCGGGCCGGGGTGCCGGCGTGGTCGAAGCCGGGGGTGAGCGGGCGGTCGGCGCGGGCGTAGGCGCCGGCCAGCAGCGGTGAGTACGCGACCAGGGCCAGCTGCGGTTCGGTGCGCAGATAGCTGAGCAGTTCGCCGGTCACCACGCCCTGGGTGCCGTCGGCGGAGCGCAGGCTCGGCCGGTCGGTGCGCTGGCGCAGGTAGCTGTGGTGGGACTGGACCACCTCGTACCCGGGCAGTCCGGCCCGGGCCGCCAGGCTGCGGGCCCGCTCGATCCGCCAGGTCCAGTGGTTGCTGACCCCGAGCAGGCCGACCGTGCCCTCGCCGACCACGGCGGCGAAGCCCTCGACGGTCTCCTCGAGCGGCACGGCGGTGTCCTCGATGTGGGCGTAGAGCAGGTCCAGCTTCTCGATGCCCAGGCGCTCGCGGCTGCGCTCGGCCTGCTCGCGGATCACCTTGGCGGACAGTCCCTCCACGTTCAGGGTGAAGGTGCTGGTGGGCTCCAGCGGCCGGGCGCCGAGCTTGGTGGCGATGGTGACCTCGTCGCCGATGCCCCGGCTGCGCCGCCAGCGGCCGAGCAGGGCCTCGCTCTCGCCGCCCTGGCTGCCGTGTACCCAGAACGAGTAGTTGTTGGAGGTGTCGACGAAGCTGCCGCCCGCCTCGACGTACCGGTCCAGGATCGCGAACGAGGTGGCCTCGTCGGTGTCCGTGCCGAACCGCATCGCGCCCAGGCTCAGCACGCTGACGGTGCGGCTGGTCTTCGGGTCGGTGCCGATCGTGCGGTACTTCATGGCGGGGCTCCCTCGTACGGCCCGTGCTCTCCGGGCTGGTGACGAGGAGTCTGCTGGTTAGAGCGCACTCCAGGTCAAGCGCGTCCGGGCGGGTGCCGTGACCTTCGGCCGGTTACGGGTGGGGCGCCGGGTGGAAGGAGTGCAGCGGCGGATCCGACGAGCTGTGAGGAGCACGAACATGGGCGAATTGGCACTGGACGGACCGGAGCTGGCGGAACTCGCCGGCCTCTACCGTGAGTTGCACGCCAACCCCGAGCTCTCCGGGGCCGAGCACCGGACCGCCGCCGAGATCGCCCGACGGGTGGAGAAGCTCGGCTACCAGGTGACCACCGGGGTCGGCGGGACCGGGGTGGTCGGGGTGCTGCGGAACGGCGAGGGGCCGACCGTGCTGCTGCGGGCCGACTTCGACGGGCTGCCGGTGCGCGAGGAGACCGGGCTGCCGTACGCCTCGACGGCCGTCGGCGTGGATCCGGACGGCAAGGAGGTGCCGGTGATGCACGCCTGCGGCCACGACATGCACGTGACCTGCCTGGTCGGGGCGCTGGGGCTGCTGGTCCGGGGCAGGAAGGCGTGGTCGGGGACGGTGCTGGCGGTGTTCCAGCCGGCCGAGGAGACCGGTACGGGCGCGCTGGCGATGGTGGCGGACGGCCTGTTCGAACGGTTCGGCCGCCCGGACGTGGTGCTCGGGCAGCACGTCGCCCCGTACCCGGCCGGGATGGTCGGGCTGCACGCGGGCCCGGCGTTCGCGGCCACCGACGCGCTGCGGATCAGGATGTTCGGCAAGGGCGCGCACGGCTCGCGGCCGGAGTCGGCGATCGACCCGGTGGTGATGGCCGCCGCCACCGTGCTGCGGCTGCAGACCGTGGTGTCCCGGGAGATCGCGGCGACCGAGACCGCCGTGGTCACGGTCGGTTCGCTGCACGCCGGCACCAAGGACAACATCATCCCGGCCGAGGCGGAGCTGCGGGTCAACATCCGCAGCTACACACCGGAGGTCCGGGCGGCCGTGCTGGCCGGGGTCGAACGGATCGTCAGGGCCGAGGCGGCCGCCTCCGGGGCGGTCCGGGAGCCCGAGTTCACGCCCCTGGACAGCTTCCCGGTGCTGGTCAACGACCACGCGGCGGTGGACCGGGCCCGGGCGGCCCTGGTCGCCCGGCTGGGCGAGCGGAGCGTGGTGGACCCGGGCCCGGTGACCGGCAGCGAGGACGTCGGCGCGTTCGGCGCGGCCGCCGGGGTGCCGACCTGCTACTGGCTGTTCGGCGGCGCCGACCCGGCCGAGTACGCCCGCGCGGAAGCGGCCGGCCGGGTGGCCCAGGACGTCCCGTCCAACCACTCGCCGCACTTCGCGCCGGTGATCGAGCCGACGCTGAGCACCGGGATCACCGCGCTGGTGACCGTCGCGACGGCCTGGCTGGGCCGGGACTGACGGCGGGTCAGTAGGTCGAGGTGAGCGGCCGGGAGACCCGGGCGGTGTCGTCGTCGTCCGAGGTGACGGTGGTGGTGACCGAGCTGGCGACGTACGACAGGACACCGATCACGATGAACACCACCAGCAGGCCGCGCCCGCCGCTGCTCAGCACCAGCGGCCGGGTGGCCGAGGCCGGGCCGCCGCCGACGGGGGTGTCGACGGCGGTCTCGCCGAACAGGCCCTTGGGGTAGGCGGAGCTGAGCATCAGGTAGTACGCCTGGTAGCGGTACCGGTAGCGGACGATGGCCGCGGTCGCCTCGAACAGCGGGCGCGGCATCCGGCCGAGGAACAGCACCACCAGCCAGCTGATGAACGACACCGCCCACCAGCCGAGGCTCAGCACGCCCTGGATGATCGCCGCCGGGATGACCAGGATGATGCGGAAGAAGACCGCCAGCCGGTTCAGCTCACCCGGGCGGACCTCGATCCGGACGGGGTACTCGGGCGCGTCGAACCGGAACGGCGGGTACGCGTCCACCAGCAGCATCAGGTACGCCTCCACCCGGGTGCTGTACGCGACGTACCCGGTCAGGTAGCGGGCCGCGAACTCCGGCAGCCGACCGGTGATCAGCGCTCCGAACCAGCCGATCACCACCACGAAGAACGCCACGATCGAGAGCAGCCAGACCACGATGAACTGCGGGATCAGCAGCAGCATCCGCAGGAACACGGTGAGCCTGCTCTGCTGCTTCGGCTCCGGCACGTCCAGCGCCGGAAGCCACTCACGGCCGGGCGCCGGCAGCGTGGCGGATGCGTCCCACATGGTGTCTCCCTGAGGCTTCGTCAGCAGTACCCTGCTCCGAAGATCGCAGGGCCCGACGGAGCCCGCCCGCCGGGCTGGACCGAACGGGACGGGAGCGGTCAGCCGCGACCCTCCAGCTCCAGCAGCTGCTGCTTGCGCTCCAGCCCGCCCGCGTAACCGGTGAGCGAACCGTCCGCCCCGATCACCCGGTGGCAGGGCCGGATCACCAGCAGCGGGTTCGACCCGTTGGCCGTCCCGACGGCGCGGGCCGACTTGCGGGGCAGCCCCGCCTGCTCGGCCAGCTCGCCGTAGGTGACCGTGCGGCCGTGCGGGACCTGCTCCAGCGCGGCCCACACCCGGCGCTGGAACTCGGTGCCGTGCGCGGTGAACTCCAGGTCGAAGGAGGTCGACTCGCCCGCGAAGTACGCCCGCAGCTGCTCGGCCACCTCGGCGAAGGCCTCGGCCTTCTCGATCCAGCCGGGCTGCACCACGGCCGCGTTCCGCTGCCCCGTCGTCATCGACACCGAGGCGAGCGCGGTGCCGCCCTTCGCGGTGGCGGACTCCTCGCCGACGAGCAGCAGCTCACCCAGCGGGCTGTCGAGGGTGGTGTAGACGGTGATCACGGTCTCTCCCAGGGAACGGGCGGTTCGTACCTGTCCCAGTCTGCCGGGTGGCCAGGGCCCCGACCGGCGGAAATCGGACACGGCACTCGCGCGGTTCAGCGGGTGGGCGTCCGGGACCCGGCGGCCAGGACGACGCCGGCGGCCACCGCGATCACCCCGGCGGTGCGGAACCCGCGGTGGGAGCGCCAGGACAGCACCGACCAGCGGGACTGCGCGGAGAGCAGCGAGCCGGTGCTCAGCCAGGACGCGGTGGAGACCACCGAGAGGGCGGAACCGATCGAGCCGAGCGAGAGCACACTGCCGACCGAACCGACGGACAGGACGGAGCCGACCGACCCGATCGAGAGCACCGAGCCCACCGAACCGATCGACAGCACGGAGTCCTTGGACCAGAGCGAGAGCGGCGAGTCAGCGAGAATCGGCATGCTCCGAATCGTAGACCGGGCGGTGTCGGATCTGACGGCCCGTCCGATTACTGCGCTGTCCACATATGTGGAAGGGATACGTAATTTAGGATAACTATTGACCTGCTGGACCGGTGTCAGCACCATGATGGGCGGCTGCCTCTCCCCCCACTGCTCTGGAGGTACGTTGTCCACACGAAAACTCGTCGCGCTCGCCTGCGCGGCGACGGTGCTGCTGGCTGCCGGCGGGCTAGCCGTCGAGGCAAACGGCGTGGCACCCAACGGAGTTCAGGAACAGGCCGTCGGCTCGCTGGACCTGTCGAAGGCCAACCGCAGGGCGCCCGTCGCCGGTCTGTACGACTGGTCCAAGGCGGGCTACCGGGGCGGCGCGGACCTGCCCGGCGCCGCCGACACCAACCCGGACGCGGCCTGCCAGATCACCCCGGCCGAGCTGGCCGCCCAGTTCGGGGTGCGCCCCGACGACGGGGTGGACGACTCGGCGGGGCTGCAGTCCGCGATCGACCAGATCAGGACCACCTGCTCGCCGAGTGCGGGCTACGGCAAGCTGTCGCTGATCACCCTGCCGGCCGGAGTGCTCCAGGTCTCCCGGCAACTCGGCGTCGATGCCGACTACTTGACGATCCGTGGGGCGGGCAGCGGCGCCGGTGGCAGCCGGATCGTGTTCCGGCCGGACGCCGACACCCGGTACGACGCGCTGACGCCGGACGGATCGGACTGGGACGAGGACGGCATGACCTCGGGCTCGGCCAAGGGCGGCTGGATCTGGCCCGGCCGCGGGCTGTTCCGGGTGCAGTCGCGCGGCGTGCACAGCGCCTACGCCAGTGAGTACGCGGCGGCGCCGGCCAACCGGAAGGACCTGTTCGAGGGCACGGTCAACGTGCACTGGAAGGCGGGCCTGAAGCTCCGTGAGAAGACCGGCGGCGCCGGGTTCGCGGCCAGGACCGGGGACACCGTGGTGCCGCTGGCGAGCAGCGGCGCGCTCACCGACTTCCGGGTCGGCGGGCTGGTCAACATCCGGGCCGCCAACTCGCTGAAGTTCTACGCCCAGCAGGACATCCAGCCGGCCGACGGCACGCTGCAGAACATCCACATGCGGCAGCAGATCTTCACCGTCACCGCCGTCGACACCGCCAACCGGACCCTCACGCTGGACAAGCCGCTGGAGTACGACGTCCCGGTCACCTCGACCTCGGACGGCTCGGCCGCGATCGACGGCGCGGTCTACGACTCCAAGGCCGCACCGATCGTGGACCCGGTGCTCGGGGTCGGCTTCGAGAACTTCGCGCTCACCCAGGACATGCCGAACCTCAGCCAGGCCGACGCCGTGCACAACTACGGCAACATGTCGCCTGCCGACGAGATTCACGGCATCGTCTTCAAGTGGGCCGCCAACTCCTGGGTCCGGGGCATCCGGACCGAGATGACCGGGTCGCACCCGATCGTCACCGAGGAGGCGTACCACCTCCAGATCGTGAACAACCAGCTGGACGGCTCCTGGAACAAGGGCAAGGGCGGCAACGGGTACTTCCGCGGCTCCCGGGTCTGGGACTCGCTGTACGCCGGGAACACCTCGCGGAACCTGCGGCACTTCACCTTCCAGTGGTCCGCCTCGGGCAACGTGGTGATCGGCAACGACTTCGACTCCGACATCAACCTGCACGGGGGATGGGAGCGGAACAACCTGATCGAGCTCAACACGGTGACCGTGCCGTACGAGCACCGCTCCGCCAACTGCCGCTCCAACTGCGGCGAGGAGGGCGGGGGTGGGACGGACGCCTCCACCTGGTTCCCGGTCTGGTGGGGCGCCGGGAAGAAGGCGGTGAAGTGGTCCGGTTCGAGCGGGCCGCGCAACGTGTTCTTCCACAACACCATGACCAAGCAGGTGGCCGCCGGTGCGGCGTACACCCCGTACTACGCCGACCAACAGCGGATCTACCAGTTCGGCTGGAGCGGCACGGCGTGGCAGCACCTGGACGCCGGGGGAGTCCCGATCCCGGACTGGGCGGGGCGGGAGCAGCTGGACTACAGCGGCGGGCACGGGGTGGACGCGACCCGGACCGACGGTGGGGCCTCGCTCTTCCTCAAGTCGGTGGGCGGGGGCACTCCTTCGCCTTCGTCCTCCGCATCGCCGTCGCCCTCGCCGTCGCCGAGTCCCAGCTCTTCGCCGACCGCAGCCGGTTGCCTGAGCGCACGGACCGTCAAGGGGTCGAGCTGGAGCAACGGGTACGGCATGGACGTCTTCGTCAAGAACAACTGCGCCACCAAGAGCGTGAGTTGGACGGTTGAGTTCGACCTGCCGGCCGGGACCACGGTCGCCAGCAGCTGGTCCTCGGTCAGGACGCAGAGCGGTCAGCACTACAAGTTCGGCAACGTGAGCTACAACGGCGCCATCGCCCCCGGTCAGGAGGAGAGCTTCGGTTTCAACGCCGCCGGTCTCGGCCTGCCGCTGAGCTGCACCGTCAACGGGGCTCCCTGTGGCGGGGGTTCGACCACCCCGGGCCCGACTGCGACTCCAACCGTGACGCCGAGCCCGACCCCGACCCCCACCACCCCGCCCGGCCCGGTGGTGGACGTGTCGACCGCCGCCCAGCTGAGCGGTGCGCTGGCGGCGGCCGTGCCCGGCCAGACCATCCGGCTCGCGCCCGGGGAGTACCACGGTGCGTTCGCCACCACCCGGCCCGGTACGGCGGCGCAGCGGATCACGTTGACCGGCCCGCGTACCGCCGTGCTGGTCAACGACGGGCCGTCGGGTGACGCGCCCGCCTGTCCGGAGCCGACGGCCGGCTGGGACCCGGGGTACGGGCTCTGGCTGGCCGGGGCGCCGTACTGGAACCTGGCCGGCTTCACCGTGAAGGACTCCAAGAAGGGTGTGGTGCTGGACAGTTCGCACCACGTCACGGTGGACGGGGTGTACGTCCACCACGTCGAGGAGGAAGGGGTGCACTTCCGCCGGTCCTCGGCCGACGGGGTGATCCGGAACTCGGTGATCGAGTACACCGGGCTGGTCCAGCCCGGGTACGGGGAAGGGGTCTACCTCGGTTCGGCCGGTTCGAACTGGGGCTGCCACGGCAACACCGGCGGGGCGGACCGTTCGGACCGGGTGCTGGTGGAGAACAACCGGATCGGCCCGTACATCGCGGCCGAGCCGATCGACGTCAAGGAGGGCACGTACGCCGGGATCATCCGGGGCAACACCTTCGACGGGCGCGGGATCAGCGGTGAGAACTCGGCCGACTCCTGGATCGACGTCAAGGGCATCGACTACCTGATCGAGGGCAACGCCGGCAGCTTCGCCGCACCGGGCACGTTCGCCAACGGGTACGAGACGCACAACCCGGGCAGCACGCCGTCCTTCCCGAACGGCTGCGGCAACGTGTGGCGGAACAACACCTCGGACCTGGGCGGGGTGGGCGCCTACGCCGTCAAGATCACCTCGCCGTCGAGCTGCTCGGCCCGGCCCAACGTGGTGTACGCCTCCAACACCGTGACCAGGGCGGTGAGCGGACTGACCAACGTCCCCGTCACGCCGTAGCGCGACGGGGACGACGGACGGCAGGCGCTATCTGATGCCGTGTCGGCGGAGCGTGCCGGCGAGGGCGGTGGTGTGCGACACCACCGCCCTCGCGACGCGGGCCACCTCCTGCTCGGTGGCCGCGGCGACCGGCATCGAGCAGCTGATCGCGTCGGTGGCGGGGATCCGGTAGTGCACGGGGGCGGAGACGCAGCTGACGCCCGCCGTGCCCTGTTCGCGCTCCAGCGCCCAGCCGCGGTCCCGGGTGCGGGCCAGTTCGGCGTGCAGTTCTGCGCGGTCGGTGACGGTGTGCGGGGTGAGCGCGGGGAGCTCGGCCGGCAGTATCGCGTCCACCTCGGCGGTGGTCAGCTCGGCGAGCAACGCCTGCCCCAGGGCGGTGAGATGGGCCGGCAGGCGCCGGCCGACCCGGGAGACCACCCGGACGGTGTCGCGGGCCTCCCGGCTGGCCAGGTAGAGCACGTACGCGTCGTCCCGGCGGGCGAAGTGCACGGTGTAGCCGGTCTCGGCCCGGAGGTCCTCGAGGGCCTCGTTGGCGTACGGCAGGGCCGGGTCGCGGTCCAGGTAGGCGGTGCCGGAGAGCAGTGCGTGCGGCCCGACGCCGAAGGCGGAGCCGCTGTCGTCGGCCTCCACCCACTTGAGCTCGCGCAGGGTCCGGATCAGGGCGTGCAGGCTGCTGCGGGGGTAACCGAGCCGTTCCTGCAGCTCGCTGACGGTCAGTCGGCCGGGGGAGGCGGCCAGGGCCTCCAGGATGCGCACGGTGCGCTCGGCCGACTTGACCGTCGAGGCGTCCGGCTGGGCAGAGGGCATGTCCACCATCCAGATAGGTGCTGCAGGAGTGTTGACCGTCATAGTAACGGACGCTAACTTTCCCTTGCAGTGCTGCCACATTCTCAGATTCTGTCCAGATACGTAGACAGGACTTCGATGCTCCGCAGATCCGCATCCATCCTCTCGGCCGCGCTGGCGGCCGTCGTGGCCCTGACCACCCTGACCGCGTGCGGCTCCGGCGACAGCCAGGGCGCCGCCGACGACAAGGCCCCGCTGGAGATCTGGGTGCGCAAGCCCCCGGGCTCCAACACCGAGAAGACCCACCAGCAACTGGCCGCCAAGTTCACCGAGTTGACCGGCGTGCCAGCTCATGTCACCGCGCTGTTCGACGACTTCGAGACGAAGCTGCAGCAGGCCGCGGCCCAGAAGAAGCTGCCGGACCTGATCGTCAACGACACCGCCCAGCTCGGCACCCTGGTCAAGCAGGGCCTGGTCCGCGAGGTCGACCGGCCCGGCACCAAGGGCGGCGACCAGCTGATACCCGCGTCCTGGGACGCGGCCAAGG
This genomic interval from Kitasatospora gansuensis contains the following:
- a CDS encoding MBL fold metallo-hydrolase, giving the protein MRLIKYGHACVRLETDGRVLVIDPGTYSEAEALDSASDVLVTHEHPDHIDIAKLVAAREQNPELRVYLPRHAAEQLPELGDSAVVVEVGQRFTAAGFTVDVVGGAHAEIYDGLPGCANVGFVVDGDVYHPGDSLFVPEQSVTTLLVPAGAPWLKLAEALDFVRAVKPVRAFPIHDAYLSDLGRENFDGWMDFKGDTEYARIPLGESVTF
- a CDS encoding aldo/keto reductase — encoded protein: MKYRTIGTDPKTSRTVSVLSLGAMRFGTDTDEATSFAILDRYVEAGGSFVDTSNNYSFWVHGSQGGESEALLGRWRRSRGIGDEVTIATKLGARPLEPTSTFTLNVEGLSAKVIREQAERSRERLGIEKLDLLYAHIEDTAVPLEETVEGFAAVVGEGTVGLLGVSNHWTWRIERARSLAARAGLPGYEVVQSHHSYLRQRTDRPSLRSADGTQGVVTGELLSYLRTEPQLALVAYSPLLAGAYARADRPLTPGFDHAGTPARLAALREVAAETGATPNQVVLSWLIGGEVPVIPLVGASSVAQLDESLAAVDLDLTADQRDRLDAAG
- a CDS encoding amidohydrolase, which encodes MGELALDGPELAELAGLYRELHANPELSGAEHRTAAEIARRVEKLGYQVTTGVGGTGVVGVLRNGEGPTVLLRADFDGLPVREETGLPYASTAVGVDPDGKEVPVMHACGHDMHVTCLVGALGLLVRGRKAWSGTVLAVFQPAEETGTGALAMVADGLFERFGRPDVVLGQHVAPYPAGMVGLHAGPAFAATDALRIRMFGKGAHGSRPESAIDPVVMAAATVLRLQTVVSREIAATETAVVTVGSLHAGTKDNIIPAEAELRVNIRSYTPEVRAAVLAGVERIVRAEAAASGAVREPEFTPLDSFPVLVNDHAAVDRARAALVARLGERSVVDPGPVTGSEDVGAFGAAAGVPTCYWLFGGADPAEYARAEAAGRVAQDVPSNHSPHFAPVIEPTLSTGITALVTVATAWLGRD
- a CDS encoding DUF4389 domain-containing protein; translated protein: MWDASATLPAPGREWLPALDVPEPKQQSRLTVFLRMLLLIPQFIVVWLLSIVAFFVVVIGWFGALITGRLPEFAARYLTGYVAYSTRVEAYLMLLVDAYPPFRFDAPEYPVRIEVRPGELNRLAVFFRIILVIPAAIIQGVLSLGWWAVSFISWLVVLFLGRMPRPLFEATAAIVRYRYRYQAYYLMLSSAYPKGLFGETAVDTPVGGGPASATRPLVLSSGGRGLLVVFIVIGVLSYVASSVTTTVTSDDDDTARVSRPLTSTY
- a CDS encoding methylated-DNA--[protein]-cysteine S-methyltransferase, producing the protein MTVYTTLDSPLGELLLVGEESATAKGGTALASVSMTTGQRNAAVVQPGWIEKAEAFAEVAEQLRAYFAGESTSFDLEFTAHGTEFQRRVWAALEQVPHGRTVTYGELAEQAGLPRKSARAVGTANGSNPLLVIRPCHRVIGADGSLTGYAGGLERKQQLLELEGRG
- a CDS encoding cellulose binding domain-containing protein; amino-acid sequence: MSTRKLVALACAATVLLAAGGLAVEANGVAPNGVQEQAVGSLDLSKANRRAPVAGLYDWSKAGYRGGADLPGAADTNPDAACQITPAELAAQFGVRPDDGVDDSAGLQSAIDQIRTTCSPSAGYGKLSLITLPAGVLQVSRQLGVDADYLTIRGAGSGAGGSRIVFRPDADTRYDALTPDGSDWDEDGMTSGSAKGGWIWPGRGLFRVQSRGVHSAYASEYAAAPANRKDLFEGTVNVHWKAGLKLREKTGGAGFAARTGDTVVPLASSGALTDFRVGGLVNIRAANSLKFYAQQDIQPADGTLQNIHMRQQIFTVTAVDTANRTLTLDKPLEYDVPVTSTSDGSAAIDGAVYDSKAAPIVDPVLGVGFENFALTQDMPNLSQADAVHNYGNMSPADEIHGIVFKWAANSWVRGIRTEMTGSHPIVTEEAYHLQIVNNQLDGSWNKGKGGNGYFRGSRVWDSLYAGNTSRNLRHFTFQWSASGNVVIGNDFDSDINLHGGWERNNLIELNTVTVPYEHRSANCRSNCGEEGGGGTDASTWFPVWWGAGKKAVKWSGSSGPRNVFFHNTMTKQVAAGAAYTPYYADQQRIYQFGWSGTAWQHLDAGGVPIPDWAGREQLDYSGGHGVDATRTDGGASLFLKSVGGGTPSPSSSASPSPSPSPSPSSSPTAAGCLSARTVKGSSWSNGYGMDVFVKNNCATKSVSWTVEFDLPAGTTVASSWSSVRTQSGQHYKFGNVSYNGAIAPGQEESFGFNAAGLGLPLSCTVNGAPCGGGSTTPGPTATPTVTPSPTPTPTTPPGPVVDVSTAAQLSGALAAAVPGQTIRLAPGEYHGAFATTRPGTAAQRITLTGPRTAVLVNDGPSGDAPACPEPTAGWDPGYGLWLAGAPYWNLAGFTVKDSKKGVVLDSSHHVTVDGVYVHHVEEEGVHFRRSSADGVIRNSVIEYTGLVQPGYGEGVYLGSAGSNWGCHGNTGGADRSDRVLVENNRIGPYIAAEPIDVKEGTYAGIIRGNTFDGRGISGENSADSWIDVKGIDYLIEGNAGSFAAPGTFANGYETHNPGSTPSFPNGCGNVWRNNTSDLGGVGAYAVKITSPSSCSARPNVVYASNTVTRAVSGLTNVPVTP
- a CDS encoding IclR family transcriptional regulator — its product is MPSAQPDASTVKSAERTVRILEALAASPGRLTVSELQERLGYPRSSLHALIRTLRELKWVEADDSGSAFGVGPHALLSGTAYLDRDPALPYANEALEDLRAETGYTVHFARRDDAYVLYLASREARDTVRVVSRVGRRLPAHLTALGQALLAELTTAEVDAILPAELPALTPHTVTDRAELHAELARTRDRGWALEREQGTAGVSCVSAPVHYRIPATDAISCSMPVAAATEQEVARVARAVVSHTTALAGTLRRHGIR